A portion of the Enterobacter sp. SA187 genome contains these proteins:
- the dndB gene encoding DNA sulfur modification protein DndB, which produces MQPFDADYCYSFPAVRGIQAGRPFYIATCPMRIIPKIFNFDENEVPPELRAQRILNKSRIPEMVRYLLENPKDYVFSALTASIAIDVQFDEFPGSNNLGMLRVPMEAQILINDGQHRRKAIENALEERPELGQDNIPVLFFVDEGLKRSQQMFADLNKYAIRPSPSLSTLYDHRDISSNLARYLAMSVEPFIGLTELEKSSISTLSNKLFTLSSIKQATRALLGKDPKDGSLEENTNIATQYWQAIAQVMPDWQLAARKEVSPAQLRQDYVHAHGIGLQALGMLGRSLLTEEPEHWQLRIAVLKTFDWRKSNPELIKRAMQHGKLSKTSVSIQLTCNALKTALSIPLTPEEQELEAQMVVS; this is translated from the coding sequence ATGCAGCCTTTTGACGCAGATTATTGTTACTCATTCCCTGCTGTGCGTGGGATTCAGGCAGGTCGCCCATTTTATATCGCTACCTGCCCTATGCGAATCATACCTAAGATCTTCAACTTCGATGAGAATGAAGTCCCACCAGAGCTACGGGCTCAGCGTATCCTAAATAAGTCTCGAATCCCCGAGATGGTGAGATATCTTCTTGAAAATCCGAAAGACTATGTTTTTTCAGCCTTAACCGCATCAATAGCAATTGATGTCCAATTTGATGAGTTTCCTGGCTCAAATAACCTCGGAATGTTACGCGTCCCGATGGAAGCACAGATACTCATAAACGATGGACAACATCGTCGAAAGGCCATTGAAAACGCGCTGGAAGAACGTCCAGAATTAGGACAGGATAATATCCCTGTGCTCTTTTTTGTCGACGAAGGATTAAAACGTAGTCAGCAAATGTTCGCAGACTTGAACAAATACGCGATCCGTCCAAGTCCTTCATTATCAACGTTGTATGATCACCGCGACATCAGTTCTAATCTTGCACGTTATCTAGCGATGTCAGTTGAACCATTTATAGGGCTTACAGAGTTAGAAAAATCTAGCATCAGTACGCTCTCAAACAAGCTGTTTACCTTAAGCAGTATCAAACAGGCGACACGAGCGCTGCTAGGTAAAGATCCCAAAGATGGCAGTCTTGAAGAGAATACAAATATTGCTACGCAGTATTGGCAGGCGATCGCTCAGGTTATGCCAGACTGGCAACTTGCTGCCAGAAAAGAAGTTTCACCTGCACAGTTGAGACAAGATTATGTACACGCGCATGGTATTGGCCTTCAGGCATTAGGAATGTTGGGCCGCTCACTCCTGACTGAAGAACCAGAACACTGGCAGCTGAGAATCGCTGTGCTCAAGACTTTTGACTGGCGAAAAAGCAACCCAGAATTGATTAAGCGAGCAATGCAGCATGGTAAACTGAGCAAGACTAGCGTATCGATTCAGTTAACCTGTAATGCGCTAAAAACCGCGCTCTCAATCCCCCTCACTCCTGAAGAACAGGAGCTTGAAGCTCAAATGGTTGTCTCATGA
- a CDS encoding AlpA family phage regulatory protein: MNSGKFLRLRLVEDKIGFGKSWIYRQIQLQQFPPSIRLNSRHVA; the protein is encoded by the coding sequence ATGAATAGCGGCAAATTTTTACGCTTACGCCTGGTGGAAGACAAAATCGGCTTCGGTAAATCATGGATTTATCGGCAAATCCAGCTGCAACAGTTTCCGCCGTCCATCCGACTCAACAGCCGCCACGTCGCCTAG
- a CDS encoding DNA sulfur modification protein DndB, translated as MSTNDAFGIFNQEDIYFFKKTGSFGRFSTINSFPIEYFLTSMKASELHQLTFAREIKPGDKIDFDQLLQRDLDLVRVETEIKPYLTNNDSKSRTIFFPPLLVAAIPVSKNTMEEYYSQQQIDKISIGGREGYLRKWDGLFKLTHLEDRNYTITPSLADKNNSINVAREPTQIEINLSNGIERGIKLIVIDGQHRLKALQEVYAENGDSLSEMAVPVCILFSPDSTLEVAQSVEQTKHVIPKVPEIFRQLFVDVNKNAEQVGGHFNILLSEGNMGSLICRSFCSFVLSKRGIEGLAQIEWNQKKKKLSTEINRSYYLTSIGVIEKALAETFGKNKFVNEYFIGFDEIKYIVHPSENDDHLEFPKVSWDRFSLSQKKHILSQILKNVVPLLERLFFESNLFKPANDCFIKEIARLRDKSETDSHGGIAFKPVMENLLEYMPIPDTERYRDARHNLRLFEEDVKNCKKEQCFTFLNHAIFQRAIFLVWSDILKIGNRVGLTKEFSNNFFFQLIDELDNKVDELIDFRKSFCQNFIFLSNRINPTNEVRNGISYLILSMLSNKKVRERLSASVINTDNDKLLNSFNEELRNLSYSCLNKYMASYRKNKTKVFKTNYPIDNSIDNELRNLLQEEEIKKKREMKDYKDGIISKDQITSKFDFLVDDYVKKDIINVQNDLRSALNLELDVFGLNDISPELVEEASEFESLDE; from the coding sequence ATGTCTACTAATGATGCATTCGGCATTTTTAATCAGGAAGATATATATTTCTTCAAAAAAACAGGTTCTTTTGGACGTTTTTCTACAATAAATAGTTTTCCAATTGAGTATTTTTTAACTTCAATGAAGGCCAGTGAATTACATCAATTGACTTTTGCTAGGGAAATTAAGCCTGGGGATAAAATAGACTTTGATCAACTGTTACAGCGGGATTTAGATTTGGTTAGAGTAGAAACTGAAATTAAACCTTATCTTACAAACAACGACTCTAAGTCAAGGACAATATTTTTTCCACCTTTACTTGTTGCCGCAATCCCAGTATCAAAAAATACAATGGAAGAATATTATAGCCAGCAGCAAATTGATAAAATATCTATAGGGGGGCGTGAAGGTTATCTTAGGAAATGGGATGGCTTATTCAAGCTTACTCATTTAGAGGATCGAAATTATACAATCACGCCGTCCTTAGCGGATAAGAACAACTCAATTAACGTAGCAAGAGAACCTACTCAAATTGAAATTAATCTATCCAATGGGATTGAACGAGGGATAAAACTAATAGTCATAGATGGTCAGCACCGCTTAAAAGCTCTTCAGGAAGTTTATGCTGAAAATGGAGACTCGTTGAGTGAAATGGCTGTACCTGTATGTATATTATTTTCACCTGACTCGACTTTAGAGGTGGCTCAGTCTGTAGAACAGACTAAACATGTGATACCAAAAGTTCCAGAGATATTTAGACAGTTATTTGTCGACGTCAATAAAAATGCTGAGCAGGTCGGCGGGCATTTTAATATCTTGCTTTCAGAAGGCAATATGGGGAGCCTAATCTGTCGAAGTTTTTGTTCCTTTGTCTTATCTAAAAGAGGTATTGAGGGACTTGCACAAATTGAATGGAATCAAAAGAAGAAGAAACTCTCAACAGAAATTAATCGTAGTTACTATCTGACTAGTATTGGTGTAATAGAAAAAGCGTTGGCTGAAACATTCGGTAAAAATAAATTTGTAAATGAGTACTTTATAGGTTTTGATGAAATTAAATATATCGTTCATCCATCTGAAAATGATGACCATCTAGAATTTCCAAAGGTTTCATGGGATAGGTTTTCGTTGTCACAAAAGAAACATATTTTATCTCAAATTTTGAAAAATGTTGTTCCACTATTAGAAAGATTATTTTTCGAAAGTAATCTCTTTAAGCCTGCAAATGATTGTTTTATTAAAGAGATAGCTCGATTAAGGGATAAGTCCGAAACAGACTCTCATGGTGGAATTGCATTTAAACCTGTTATGGAAAATTTACTGGAATATATGCCAATTCCAGATACTGAAAGATATAGAGATGCTAGACATAATCTAAGACTATTTGAAGAAGATGTTAAAAACTGTAAGAAAGAACAGTGTTTTACCTTTTTAAACCATGCAATTTTCCAACGAGCAATATTTTTGGTCTGGAGTGACATATTAAAAATAGGAAATAGAGTTGGTTTAACAAAAGAATTTTCAAATAATTTCTTCTTTCAATTGATTGATGAACTTGATAATAAAGTTGATGAGCTTATTGACTTCAGGAAAAGTTTTTGCCAAAATTTTATTTTTCTTTCAAATAGAATTAATCCTACTAATGAAGTGCGCAACGGTATATCATATTTAATTTTATCAATGCTTTCTAATAAAAAAGTACGTGAACGATTATCAGCTTCTGTAATTAATACCGATAACGATAAACTTTTAAATTCTTTTAATGAAGAATTAAGGAATTTATCTTATTCTTGTCTTAACAAGTATATGGCTTCATATCGTAAAAATAAGACAAAGGTATTTAAAACTAATTATCCAATAGATAATTCAATAGATAATGAGTTACGAAATCTATTACAAGAAGAAGAAATTAAAAAGAAAAGAGAAATGAAAGATTATAAGGACGGAATTATCTCTAAAGATCAAATTACTAGTAAATTTGATTTTTTAGTGGATGATTATGTTAAAAAAGATATTATAAATGTCCAAAATGATCTTAGAAGTGCTTTAAACCTTGAATTAGATGTGTTTGGTTTAAATGATATTTCTCCAGAGTTAGTTGAAGAGGCTAGTGAGTTCGAGTCTTTGGATGAATGA
- a CDS encoding helix-turn-helix domain-containing protein has product MTTGWHSADIIAGLRKKGTSLAALSRASGLSSSTLANALTRPWPKGEHLIAEALGVDPSVIWPERYVGKDGKKVDRRGLMRGVGDKGKSEA; this is encoded by the coding sequence ATGACAACAGGTTGGCATTCGGCAGATATCATCGCAGGCTTACGTAAAAAAGGAACGTCACTGGCAGCGCTGTCGCGCGCTTCGGGATTGAGTTCCTCCACGCTGGCGAATGCGCTTACGCGTCCGTGGCCTAAAGGGGAGCATTTGATTGCGGAGGCGCTGGGGGTGGATCCGAGCGTGATATGGCCCGAAAGATATGTGGGGAAGGATGGGAAGAAGGTGGACAGGCGGGGGTTGATGAGAGGAGTTGGTGATAAGGGAAAGAGTGAAGCATAG
- a CDS encoding helix-turn-helix domain-containing protein produces MKITSNYSDIFCQRLKAARLAKGLSQKSLGIRAGIDEFVASTRINRYEKGVHQASIETAQQLAAALEVPLAYFYMADDELAELTLHWATLSGADKTQILALVKSKSG; encoded by the coding sequence ATGAAAATTACCAGCAATTACTCCGACATCTTTTGCCAGCGCCTCAAGGCAGCGCGTCTCGCGAAAGGGCTATCACAAAAAAGTCTTGGCATACGTGCCGGGATAGATGAGTTTGTGGCGAGTACCCGCATCAATCGTTATGAGAAGGGCGTGCATCAGGCCAGTATCGAAACGGCGCAGCAGCTTGCCGCCGCGCTGGAGGTTCCCCTCGCATATTTCTACATGGCAGATGATGAGTTAGCAGAACTCACACTTCATTGGGCTACGCTCTCTGGTGCTGACAAAACGCAGATCCTTGCTCTGGTAAAGAGCAAGTCCGGTTAA
- a CDS encoding TetR/AcrR family transcriptional regulator, translated as MTQKRMSKEDRFEQLLEAAWKLIGQEGTESLTPGRLAEFAGVTKPLVYNHFGSRTGLFIALYRDFEARQAQIFTQSISRSGPTLHDKASAIALAYINCVLTQGIEIPEVLAALSASPEMEVFKLEYARDFVHLCRDLLLPFSPDKALPDAGLWAIFGAAEGLSYAAKTGELDAEAAVEELMEVIMGVVGRG; from the coding sequence ATGACGCAAAAGCGCATGAGCAAAGAAGACCGTTTTGAGCAATTACTGGAGGCGGCCTGGAAACTTATTGGTCAGGAGGGCACCGAATCCCTGACGCCCGGCAGGCTGGCGGAGTTTGCCGGCGTGACCAAGCCACTGGTGTACAACCATTTCGGCTCCCGCACCGGGCTGTTTATTGCGCTGTACCGGGACTTTGAAGCGCGCCAGGCGCAGATCTTTACCCAGTCGATTTCCCGCAGCGGCCCGACGTTGCACGACAAAGCCAGCGCCATCGCCCTGGCGTACATCAACTGCGTGCTGACCCAGGGCATTGAGATCCCTGAGGTGCTGGCCGCGCTGAGCGCATCGCCCGAAATGGAGGTGTTTAAGCTGGAATACGCGCGGGATTTCGTGCACCTGTGCCGCGACCTTCTGCTGCCCTTCTCTCCTGATAAGGCGCTGCCTGATGCCGGTTTATGGGCGATTTTTGGTGCTGCCGAGGGGCTGAGCTATGCAGCGAAGACCGGGGAACTGGATGCGGAGGCGGCGGTTGAGGAGTTGATGGAGGTGATTATGGGGGTTGTGGGGCGGGGGTAA
- a CDS encoding NAD(P)H-dependent oxidoreductase: MQTLIVTSHPSLTSLTRSVANHIADGITSADRAHCVEIADLHQENFAPAYQEVDYQAFSGQRAVPDDVRREQQRIDAADNLVLVFPIYWWSMPGMMKGWIDRVFTNGWAYEESPDGKLLKKLGRLNVWLVGLGAATEDVYQRHNYFEAMKTQLEHGIFGYCGAQFWAAEWMLPSQLPRPEDYLTAARELGQRIGSGAR; this comes from the coding sequence ATGCAAACTCTGATCGTCACCTCTCACCCGTCTCTCACCTCGCTCACCCGCAGCGTGGCGAACCATATTGCCGACGGCATCACCAGCGCCGACAGGGCGCATTGCGTGGAGATTGCCGACTTACATCAGGAGAACTTCGCGCCAGCGTATCAGGAGGTGGATTATCAGGCGTTCAGCGGCCAGCGTGCGGTGCCTGACGACGTGCGCCGGGAGCAGCAGCGCATCGACGCCGCCGACAATCTGGTGCTGGTGTTCCCGATTTACTGGTGGTCAATGCCCGGCATGATGAAGGGCTGGATCGATCGCGTGTTTACAAATGGCTGGGCCTACGAAGAGTCGCCCGACGGCAAGCTGCTGAAAAAACTCGGTCGGCTGAACGTCTGGCTGGTGGGGCTGGGGGCGGCGACGGAGGACGTCTATCAGCGGCACAACTACTTTGAGGCGATGAAAACGCAGCTGGAGCACGGTATTTTTGGTTACTGCGGCGCGCAGTTCTGGGCGGCGGAGTGGATGCTGCCCTCGCAGTTGCCGCGTCCGGAGGATTATCTGACCGCCGCCCGCGAACTGGGGCAGCGTATCGGTAGCGGCGCGCGTTAA
- a CDS encoding pectate lyase, whose translation MKISGLALAISCLSLFSAHAMAQESERLNSVKTFADTVFDKAGDNYGHNVPLLANGVDPRTGKQMEWIFPDGKKAVLSNFSAQQNLMRVLVGLSNLTGDAKYKQRAEDNVRYYFDHYQDASGLLLWGGHRFVDLKTLQPEGPSEKEMVHELKNAYPYYDLMFAVDKPATTRFIKAFWNAHVNDWKTLETSRHGEYGKAMGKLWENDFEQQPPFFATKGLSFLNAGNDLIYSASLLYQYDHDEGALRWAKRLAEQYVLPRDKKTGLGVYQFTQPLKRAETTDDTDTNSKYGDRARRQFGPELGADALEGNMMLKGRTSTLYSENALMQLALAKSLGKDGDDIKKWTLDGLKAFATHAYDAQTNTFRPMLANGTDLSGYELKRDGYYGKKGSILKPYPAGNEFLLTYARAWTLEPDPAMWIVARGIAQGQGLGDIGAPGGTDTNLNLNTDNNEPYAIFALIDLWQSTGNKDYLTLADRVATNILNTRRLNGFFVDDPQAEFASIDHIAPYALLALEAAFRNQPDAVAPFLNGAGFTEGAYLLADGTVRYSTRDDELFKLKPGEQLKPNGKK comes from the coding sequence ATGAAAATTTCAGGATTAGCACTGGCGATAAGTTGTCTGAGTCTGTTCTCTGCTCACGCCATGGCGCAGGAGAGCGAACGCCTGAACAGCGTTAAAACGTTCGCGGACACCGTCTTTGATAAGGCGGGGGATAATTACGGGCACAACGTGCCGCTGCTGGCAAACGGCGTCGATCCGCGCACCGGCAAACAGATGGAGTGGATCTTCCCGGACGGCAAAAAAGCCGTGCTGTCGAACTTCTCTGCCCAGCAGAACCTGATGCGCGTGCTGGTCGGCCTGAGCAATCTCACCGGCGACGCAAAATATAAACAGCGTGCCGAAGACAATGTGCGCTACTACTTCGACCATTATCAGGATGCCAGCGGCCTGCTGTTATGGGGCGGCCACCGTTTTGTGGATCTGAAAACGCTCCAGCCGGAAGGCCCGAGCGAAAAAGAGATGGTTCATGAGCTGAAAAACGCTTACCCCTATTACGATCTGATGTTTGCCGTGGATAAACCCGCCACCACGCGCTTTATCAAAGCGTTCTGGAATGCGCATGTTAACGACTGGAAAACGCTGGAAACCAGCCGCCACGGGGAATACGGCAAAGCGATGGGCAAGCTCTGGGAGAACGATTTTGAGCAACAGCCGCCGTTTTTCGCCACCAAAGGGCTGAGCTTCCTGAATGCCGGAAACGATCTGATCTACTCCGCCTCGCTGCTCTATCAGTACGATCATGATGAAGGGGCGCTGCGCTGGGCGAAGCGTCTGGCGGAACAGTATGTGTTACCGCGCGATAAAAAGACCGGCCTGGGCGTTTATCAGTTCACGCAGCCGCTCAAACGCGCGGAAACCACCGACGACACGGACACTAACTCGAAATACGGCGACCGCGCCCGGCGCCAGTTCGGGCCTGAGCTGGGTGCCGACGCGCTGGAAGGCAACATGATGCTGAAAGGCCGCACCAGCACGCTTTACTCCGAGAACGCGCTGATGCAGCTGGCGCTGGCAAAATCCCTCGGTAAGGATGGCGACGACATCAAAAAATGGACGCTCGACGGCCTGAAAGCCTTCGCCACTCATGCCTATGACGCACAGACCAACACCTTCCGTCCGATGCTGGCGAATGGCACGGATCTGTCGGGCTATGAGTTAAAACGTGACGGTTACTACGGCAAAAAAGGCAGCATCCTGAAGCCCTACCCGGCGGGCAACGAGTTTCTGCTCACCTATGCCAGGGCCTGGACGCTGGAGCCGGATCCGGCGATGTGGATAGTGGCGCGCGGCATTGCGCAGGGCCAGGGGCTGGGGGACATCGGCGCGCCAGGCGGCACGGACACTAATCTGAACCTGAACACCGATAACAACGAGCCGTACGCCATTTTCGCGCTTATCGATCTGTGGCAGTCCACCGGCAATAAAGACTATCTGACGCTGGCGGACCGCGTGGCGACCAACATCCTGAATACCCGTCGTCTGAACGGCTTCTTCGTCGACGACCCGCAGGCAGAGTTCGCCAGCATCGACCATATCGCGCCTTATGCGCTACTGGCGCTGGAAGCCGCCTTCCGTAATCAGCCCGACGCGGTGGCTCCTTTCCTTAACGGCGCTGGCTTCACCGAGGGCGCATATCTGCTGGCGGACGGCACGGTGCGCTACTCCACCCGCGACGATGAGCTGTTCAAACTCAAACCGGGCGAACAGTTAAAACCGAACGGCAAAAAATAA
- a CDS encoding oligogalacturonate-specific porin KdgM family protein has product MLRSLLLLTVPFVSIAAQAVTFDYRHEMNDSGGNNHKDRLAVSHRFANGFGLSLEGKWKGSQDKDKAFDETVSNGTEVVASYVHKINKTFQIEPGFSLDTGSSSNNYRPYLRGKANLTDDVSASLRYRPYFKRNSGNIGSQKDTSENGYNLTSVLSWKFLKDYQLDYELDYKKANSAGVVLADNDSHDWTHDFKLTYKWDKNWSPYMAIGNVSGSKFTDERQTRYRVGVKYSF; this is encoded by the coding sequence ATGTTGCGCTCATTGTTATTATTAACTGTACCTTTCGTGAGTATTGCGGCTCAGGCAGTGACCTTTGATTATCGTCACGAAATGAACGACAGCGGCGGGAATAATCATAAAGATCGTCTGGCGGTATCACACCGTTTTGCCAATGGTTTTGGCTTATCGCTGGAAGGGAAATGGAAAGGTTCCCAGGATAAAGACAAAGCCTTTGACGAAACCGTCAGTAATGGCACCGAGGTAGTGGCGAGCTACGTTCATAAAATTAATAAAACCTTTCAGATAGAACCGGGCTTTTCACTGGATACCGGCTCGTCATCCAACAATTACCGCCCGTATCTGCGTGGCAAAGCCAATCTCACCGATGACGTCAGCGCGTCATTGCGCTACCGGCCTTACTTCAAGCGTAACTCCGGCAATATCGGCTCGCAGAAAGACACCTCAGAGAACGGCTACAACCTGACCAGCGTACTGTCATGGAAATTCCTGAAAGACTATCAGCTGGATTATGAGCTGGATTATAAAAAAGCGAATTCCGCAGGCGTGGTGCTGGCAGATAACGATAGCCACGACTGGACGCACGATTTTAAGCTGACCTACAAATGGGATAAGAACTGGTCCCCTTATATGGCGATTGGTAATGTTTCCGGCAGCAAGTTTACCGATGAAAGACAAACCCGTTACCGCGTCGGCGTGAAATATTCTTTCTGA
- a CDS encoding helix-turn-helix transcriptional regulator, which yields MTVYGKDRFYIYGIEKILNQLYQERGGGNRASPSCIYVTSGMDIVEIYALYFSHPPVHHAIFITDERHFDAINRLFPGLIKLSLAENLGVEELRQALTIMLLLAEQNQRAGYRAAPFKFTAAEQQIMRLLLRGHSLEEIAQIRGVSPTTVSVQRNGLMKRTGTKSLLELCSLYSAMRIGQRHANP from the coding sequence ATGACCGTCTACGGAAAAGATCGTTTCTACATTTACGGAATAGAGAAAATCCTTAATCAACTGTACCAGGAGCGGGGCGGGGGGAACCGTGCCAGTCCGTCGTGCATCTATGTCACCTCCGGCATGGATATTGTGGAGATCTACGCCCTGTATTTTTCCCACCCGCCCGTTCACCACGCTATTTTCATTACTGACGAGCGCCATTTCGACGCGATAAACCGTCTGTTTCCCGGACTGATAAAACTGAGTCTGGCGGAAAACCTCGGCGTGGAGGAGCTACGCCAGGCGCTGACCATCATGCTCCTGCTGGCGGAGCAAAATCAGCGCGCGGGCTACCGTGCCGCGCCCTTTAAATTTACTGCCGCCGAGCAGCAGATCATGCGCTTGTTACTGCGCGGGCATTCGCTGGAGGAGATCGCCCAAATCCGCGGCGTCAGCCCGACCACCGTCAGCGTGCAGCGCAATGGCCTGATGAAACGCACCGGCACCAAAAGCCTGCTTGAGCTGTGTTCGCTGTACAGCGCCATGCGCATCGGGCAGCGCCACGCCAACCCTTGA
- a CDS encoding ribosomal protein uL16 3-hydroxylase gives MAYQLNLNWPEFLEKYWQKQPVVLKNALPNFVDPITPDELAGLAMEPEVDSRLVSHKNGQWQASNGPFEDFDGLGETGWSLLAQAVNHWHAPSAELVRPFRVLPDWRLDDLMISFSVPGGGVGPHIDQYDVFIIQGMGSRRWRVGDKLPMRQFCPHPALLHVDPFEPIIDEDLAPGDILYIPPGFPHDGFTHETALNYSVGFRGPNGRDLISSFADYALENDLGGEHYSDPDLTCREHPGRVEEYELARLRGMMIDMINQPEDFRNWFGRFATTPRHELDIAPAEPPYAEDEILDALQGGEVLSRLSGLRVLNIGGRFFVNSEPLDTVDPVATDALCRFTLVGQNELGDALNNPAFVAELTALVNQGYWYFDE, from the coding sequence ATGGCGTACCAACTGAATCTTAACTGGCCGGAATTTCTTGAAAAATACTGGCAGAAACAACCCGTTGTACTGAAAAACGCGTTGCCGAATTTTGTCGATCCCATCACCCCGGATGAACTGGCGGGCCTGGCGATGGAGCCGGAGGTGGACAGCCGCCTCGTCAGCCACAAGAATGGTCAGTGGCAGGCCAGCAACGGGCCGTTTGAGGATTTCGACGGGCTGGGCGAAACCGGCTGGTCGTTGCTGGCGCAGGCGGTGAATCACTGGCATGCGCCTTCTGCTGAACTGGTGCGCCCGTTCCGCGTGCTGCCGGACTGGCGGCTGGACGATCTGATGATCTCCTTCTCCGTGCCGGGCGGCGGCGTGGGGCCGCATATCGATCAGTACGATGTGTTTATCATTCAGGGGATGGGCAGCCGCCGCTGGCGCGTGGGCGACAAGCTGCCGATGCGTCAGTTCTGTCCGCATCCGGCGCTGCTGCATGTTGATCCTTTTGAACCGATCATTGATGAAGATCTGGCGCCGGGGGACATCCTCTACATTCCGCCGGGCTTCCCGCACGATGGCTTCACCCATGAAACGGCGCTCAACTATTCCGTGGGCTTCCGCGGGCCGAACGGCCGCGATCTGATCAGCAGCTTCGCCGATTATGCGCTGGAAAACGATCTGGGCGGCGAGCATTACAGCGATCCGGATCTGACCTGCCGCGAGCATCCGGGCCGGGTGGAAGAGTACGAGCTGGCGCGTCTGCGCGGGATGATGATCGACATGATCAACCAGCCGGAAGATTTCCGGAACTGGTTTGGTCGCTTTGCCACCACGCCGCGCCACGAGCTGGACATCGCGCCTGCCGAGCCGCCCTATGCGGAAGACGAGATCCTCGACGCCTTACAGGGCGGCGAAGTGCTTTCTCGCCTGAGTGGGCTGCGGGTGCTGAATATCGGCGGGCGGTTCTTCGTCAACAGCGAGCCGCTGGACACCGTGGATCCCGTCGCCACCGATGCGCTCTGCCGCTTCACGCTGGTGGGGCAAAACGAGCTGGGCGATGCGCTGAACAATCCGGCGTTCGTCGCCGAACTGACCGCGCTGGTTAATCAGGGCTACTGGTACTTCGACGAATAA
- a CDS encoding aminotransferase-like domain-containing protein, with product MTRYQHLANLLAERIEQGLYRSGEKLPSVRALSQEHGVSISTVQEAYRVLENLQLIVPQPRSGYFVAPRKVQPPVPAMSRPVQRPVEITQWDEVLTLLDARSDPAITSFGGGAPDIAQATLKPLWREMSRVVQHHKHDAFSYDDLAGRRELREQIARLMLDNGAVLSADEIIITSGCHSAMAIALLAVCKPGDIVAVESPSFHGTMQMLRGLGIKAIEIPTDPDTGISVEALELAFEQWPIKGVILVPNCNNPLGFVMPDARKRAMLTLAQRHDIVIFEDDVYGELAFDYPRPRTLKSFDIDGRVLLCSSFTKTIAPGLRIGWIAPGRYHDRVLHMKYAASGTNVPTTQMAMTAFIRDGHYHRHLRRMRQSYQHNMDTFTCWVRQYFPCEICVTRPKGGFMLWIELPETVDMVCVAKQLSRLKIQIAPGSLFSASGKYRNCLRINCALPTDERHRQALKQLGEAVQIALEA from the coding sequence AGCGGCGAAAAACTGCCTTCCGTGCGCGCTCTGAGCCAGGAGCACGGCGTCAGCATCAGCACCGTACAGGAAGCCTATCGGGTGCTGGAAAATCTTCAATTGATCGTGCCGCAGCCGCGCTCGGGCTATTTTGTGGCTCCCCGCAAAGTACAGCCGCCGGTACCGGCGATGTCCCGCCCGGTACAGCGTCCGGTCGAGATCACCCAGTGGGACGAAGTGCTGACGCTGCTGGACGCGCGAAGCGATCCCGCCATCACCTCCTTTGGCGGCGGCGCGCCGGACATAGCCCAGGCCACCCTGAAACCGCTGTGGCGTGAGATGAGCCGCGTGGTGCAGCACCATAAGCACGATGCGTTCAGCTACGATGACCTGGCGGGGCGGCGTGAACTGCGCGAGCAGATCGCCCGGCTGATGCTCGACAACGGCGCGGTGCTGAGCGCCGACGAAATCATCATCACCAGCGGCTGTCACAGCGCCATGGCCATTGCGCTGCTGGCGGTGTGTAAACCGGGAGACATTGTGGCGGTGGAGTCGCCGTCATTTCACGGCACCATGCAGATGCTGCGCGGGCTGGGTATCAAAGCCATTGAAATCCCGACCGATCCTGATACCGGCATCAGCGTGGAAGCGCTGGAGCTGGCGTTTGAACAGTGGCCGATCAAAGGCGTCATTCTGGTGCCCAACTGCAATAATCCGCTGGGCTTTGTCATGCCCGACGCGCGCAAACGGGCGATGCTCACCCTGGCGCAGCGGCACGATATTGTGATTTTTGAAGATGATGTCTACGGCGAACTGGCTTTTGATTACCCGCGTCCGCGCACGCTGAAGTCTTTTGATATTGATGGGCGCGTACTGCTATGCAGTTCCTTTACCAAAACTATCGCCCCCGGCCTGCGCATTGGCTGGATCGCACCGGGACGCTATCACGATCGCGTATTGCATATGAAATACGCCGCCAGCGGCACCAATGTGCCCACCACACAGATGGCGATGACGGCTTTTATCCGCGACGGGCATTATCATCGTCACCTTCGCCGTATGCGGCAGTCCTATCAACATAATATGGACACCTTTACCTGCTGGGTGCGCCAGTATTTTCCCTGTGAAATCTGCGTCACGCGCCCGAAAGGCGGCTTTATGCTGTGGATCGAACTCCCCGAGACGGTCGACATGGTATGCGTGGCAAAACAGCTGAGCCGGCTGAAGATCCAGATCGCCCCCGGCTCGCTGTTTTCCGCCTCCGGCAAATACCGCAACTGCCTGCGCATCAACTGCGCCCTGCCCACCGACGAGCGTCACCGCCAGGCGCTTAAGCAGCTCGGCGAAGCGGTGCAGATTGCGCTGGAGGCGTGA